From the genome of Nicotiana sylvestris chromosome 1, ASM39365v2, whole genome shotgun sequence:
TGCTTGTGCTAACGGATTTAGTTAAATCTTGGCTTCTGCatgatctcaaattttggtagttttaattattttaacaTTCTACACATGTTACAAGTAACAATTCTTGTTTAGTTTTTAGCATTCCGACGATGGTAGATGGCTAAAAGTTGTCCTAGCCTTTTCATAAGTTTTTTGGGTCTTATTTTTCTTGTTGGAAGGACGACATCTTTAAGTGGTGCTGCTTTGCTACTATTATAGGTTGGATAATCTTATAATGGAGGCTATAAGCAACTTGAAGGAGCCAGGTGGTTCCAACAAGACTACTATAGCTACATACATAGAGGTACTCATCTTCTTATTGAGCTTAATGTGCGAAAAGTAAGACACTCGCACGACGGGCTATTAGCTAAGCGATAAAGGGCACTCGGGCTATGGCGGGATTAACCACATTTGTATGTTTCGGAATTTAGAGCAGTATTGCTTAGTTATAATGCACAATACTCTTACTTAGGGCGTCTAACATGTTTTGGGATTTTGAAATCTTGCTTGTTAAGCAACCATGTGCAATCGTTTATTCTTTATGTGTGGTGTGGCACAAGTTTTTTAAGCATTTGACTATTGGCACTCACAACAGTAGATCAACTGCATAGAATTGTACGAGTCTAATTTTGTCAAATAATTTTAAAGTATAGATTTAGCATCCTGTTTAGTATGAACTGAATGTTACCTTCTATGATTGTAACATTAATCTGATGGTTCTATATTAACAATTTTTTCCACTGTGTTTGATCTTACTTCTCTACGTTAAGAGATGGGCTCCAAAGTAAGGCGCTATGTGATAAACTTTAGATAATGCATAACTATCAACTTTCGTGAAATCTCAATTCCTAGCAAAAGTTATAACTTATCGCGACATCTATCAGTCTATTATACTCAGTACTTTTGATATCTTGTAGGATCAATACTGGGCACCTCCAAACTTTAAAAGGCTACTTTCAGCTAAACTGAAGTATTTAACTGCAACTGGGAGACTTATCAAGGTGATATTCAGTTTTGCATCACACTTAAATTGTTGTTTATCTTGCCCTTAGATTAGAGTGTGAAGCTAGTGCGAACTCGTGGATTCAAATTCATGAATGATGATCAGTAGTTCGATTCATTCTGATTGTGATAGCAaggatgtttttttttttttgcaggtgAAGCGAAAGTATAGAATAGCACCGATGTCAGCATTATCTGATAGAAGAAGAATGCCTTCCATTCCTCTCTTGGAAAGCGGGCAGAGGATCTCGAATAGGGTTGATTGGGATGATATGAACATGCGCACTACTAAGGCTCAAGTAGATTTAGAGTTAGCTATGATGAGGAGTATGACACTTCAAGAGGCAGCAGCTGCTGCTGCACAAGCtgttgcagaagcagaagcagccaTAGAAGAAGCTGAGGAGGCTGCTAGAGTGGCTGAGGCTGCTGAGGCTGAAGCCGAAGCTGCACAAGCCTTTGCAAAAGCTGCAATGAAAACACTACAAGGGAGAAGCATTCGAAGGATGGTACGATATTTGTAGTATCAGTTCAGTTACTTGTTTTTTCTTGATTGCATCTACCATTCCCCCCAGtccccctttcttttctttcttttcctcgtAGGTGAGAGAATTTATCCTTTATCCTTTGGTGTTATTTTAGTCAGTCTCTAGGATCACTGCTTGAGACCGCTCAATGAACTTGTATTAACTTTTTGTATCCTTTGGTTGACCTTCAGCTTTACGACTATGATATTTCTCTAATCTAATTAATAGAAGTTGCTGCCAAATTCTCTCTATTTTAGACAAAACATTTAGTTGATCTCTGCAGAACAACTAGGAATCTAAGACTATCTTACTGCAAGAACTGGTGTTATATTCCCCAGGACCATGACCCCAGTTTCTTAGTCAATGCATTTTGATTATGTAACATCTATTAAATCTTAACTAGTCTGTAGTTGAGAGCTTCTGCACCTAGTCAAACCTGTATATTAATGAAGAATTAGGAAGCTACAGGCACATATAAACAGTGAATTGTTATGTCCTTATTTTTCATGAGAGATGCTTGGAACTAATGAATGTGTCTGCACTTTGTGGAGTTTGTTTTTAATCTTTTGAGGAAGAGAGAGAGCGCATTCCTTCTTTTGCCATATGAGATTGATACTGGATTTCTTATCTTGTTCTCTTTTTAAAATCCATAATTTTCGCAAGGTAGTTGTCTCTATGCAAAAATGTTATATTCTTGCTAATACGTTAGGGCATTATCACTGAGCATCCCCTATCCTGCTCTTACTGTTTCTGTCTCTGTAAATGTGCAGATGATACGTGTTTGATGGATCTTCCAGAGCTGAGGTTCGATATGTCACATAGAGCTTTGCTGGATTCTCTTCCagtttcttatttttcaaatcgTAGCCAACTcgcttgttggcttgtaaatatGGTAAAAAGTTGTGGAAATGTATAATCCAGTGTTAGTGATTGTAAAGCCTTTCGAAAATGTAGCATATTACATATTCATTCCCCCTCTTCACCAGCAGAACATGGGAACCTTTAGGGAGATTAGAGAGTTTCAGACTTGTGAATTGTACTCAGTAGACGGAAACAGGGTTGAATTCACCTAGTTGTTGTATTTCTAGTCTTAGGTCCTTCCGCAAGATCTGACCTGTGAGAAGGCACGGAAGAAAATATGATATTAATATTGTGTGTTCAATACAATACAAGAGGTCCTTATTTATAGCTATACCATACAAGGACATACTACTCTTATTCCAATGTGGGGCAAGACTATTATGTACatatctaacactccccctcaagtcgATGCATACACAGCATATGTACCGAGTTTGTTACACATGTAACTAATACGAGAACCAGTAAGagacttagtgaaaatatctGCTAGTCGATCATTTAACTTTACAAACTTTGTAACAATATCTCCTGAAAGTATTTTTTCTCAGACAAAGTGACAGtcgatctcaatgtgtttagtcctctcatggaacaccggatttgacgcaatatgaagagcagcttgGTTATTACACACTAGTTCCATCCTGCTGATTTCTCTGAACTTTAACTTCTTGAGCAACTGCTTGACCCAAACTAACTGACACGTTGCAATAGCCATGACCCGATATTCCGCTTCGGTGCTAGTTCGAGCAATTACATtttgtttcttgctcttccacgAGACCAAATTACCTCCTACTAGAACACAATATCCAGATGTAGATCGTCTATCAAAAGGTGATCCTACCCAATCAGCATCTGCGTACCCAACAATCTGCTCGTGGCCTCGATCCTCGAATAGTAATCTTTTGCCTAAAGCTGactttatataccgaagaatACGAACAACTGCATCCTAGTGACTATTAcagggagaatccataaactgacttacaacactcaccggaaaagaaatgtcaggtctagtcacTGTGAGGTAATTCAATTTTCCAACCAGCCTCCTATATCTCGTAGGGTCTCTAAGAGGCTCCCCATGTCCAGGCAGAAGCTTAGCATTCAGATCCATAGGAGAGTCAATAGGTCTGCAACCTATCATTCCagtctcctcaagaatgtctaaggcatacttctgttgtgaaataacaatacctgagctagactgagcgacctcaatacctagaaaatacTTCAGTCTGCCCAGATCCTTAGTTTGGAAATGCTGAAAGAGATATtgcttcagattagtaataccatcTTGATCGCTGCCAATAATAACAATATATGTGGTGGAGTTGGAGATGTAGAGGAAGATCTCTGACTGAATCTCCAAAAGAAGAAACTAGTAGTacctcagaaatatctaagtgattacCTGGACCTGTGAAGTATGATTGAGTTTCAAAGAAGGTAACATCAGCCGACATAAGGTACCGCTAGAGGTCAGGAGAATAGCATCAATACCCCTTTTGCTTTCTCGAGAAACCAAGAAATACGCACTTAAGAGCACGGGGAGCTAACTTATCTGTTCCTGGAGTAAGATTATGAACAAAACAAGTACTTCCAAAGACACGGGTTGAaagagagaacaaaggtaagtggGAAAATATAACAGAGAATGGAACTTGGTTCTGGATAGCTGAAGATGgcatacgattaataagataGCAAGATGTAAGAACTGCATCCCCCCAAAAATGCAACGGAGcatgagattgtatgagtagggtacgagtagtttcaataagatgtctattctttctttcagctaccccattttgttgagatgtgtacggacaagatgtttgatgaataatcccgTGAGATTTCATAAACTGTTGAAATGGGAAAGACAAATACTATCgggcattatcactacgaaatgtGCGAATAGAAACCCCAATTTGATTTGAATTTCAGCGGGAAAGGTttggaaaatagaaaacaacttaGATCGATGTTTTATCAAAAATATCCAGGTGCACCTAGAATAGTCATCAATGAAACTAACAAAGTAGCGGAATGAGAACGAGTATGCTTACCGAGCTGACAAGACTCACACTCTAGAGCTGACAAGTGAGATAAACcaggtaccattttctgaagtttcGACAACTAGGATGTCCCAAccgtttatgtaataaatctggtgaatCGGTAACATGACAAGTTGTTGAAGGAAGACAAGATGTGAGTCCGTGTGATTTAGCAAAgataaggtaataaagtccatTTGATTCACGCCCGGTACCAACGATCCGCCATGTACTGTGTTCCTGTACAAAAACATggtcatcaagaaataaaacggcacatttaagtgatttggctagGCGACTAACaactatgagattaaaaggactaTTAGGGACATAAAGATCTGAATCTAAAGGTAAAGAAGGAATTGAGATTGCTTGACCTATTGCAGTTGCCATGGTTTGAGACCCATTGGCCATTGTGACTTTTGGAAGAGATTGAGAATACGAAATAGTAGTGAAAGAGATTTGTTACCAGAAATATGATCTGATGCACTTGAATCAATGACCCAAGACTCAGAGGATGAAGATTGAGAGACACAAGTCACGCTATTACCTGTTTGAACAACGGAAGTTATCTCAGAAGATGTCTGCTTACCTGCTTTGTACTGAAGAAACTCAAAATAATCAACTAAAGAAACCATCCGACTATTCGAAGTATCGGTTCCCATGTCGCTACAATTAATAGTAGTAGGGTTAACTTGAAATAGTAAAAATTAGTAACTCCTTTGGGAAAACTGAAGAAATCGCTGAGAAAACACTATTTACAGTAAGAAAACAGAACATTGTTCTGCGGCGGAAAACACTGTTCATGCCAGAAATACTATAGCTCTCAGAATATTACTGTAGCAGCAGGAAAAAAATCAGAGTGGTcggaatgaaataaaaacagtaggggtaggatcggaattaccagacaacccaactgttctgaagaaactttttcaaaaaaatggccAGAAATCCACTTCTGAAATCACTGTTCAAGCCGGAAAATATAAAAGTGGTCGGAATTCGGTGTAACCTGGATGGGTAGGCTCAGAATTGCAAGGGGAACAATCTGTCCTGAAGAATCGTCGCCAAAAAATGGCTGCAAGGTGGCCCACGCGACGTCAGAACTTCGCCAAAAAAATTTCTTCCTACCGCTACACTACCGCCGGAAATTTTCACTGGGGTTTGGTCGCCGGACAGTGACTACTCTTGTGGTAGGGTTGGATTTTGCACAATACTAACCGAGACAAAGCAGacgcaaaacaactttgaaaagtcGCCGGAAAAAAGGGTTCCGGTGACTGATTTCACTTCCCGGAATCGCTGAAATTTATGCACAACGATAAATCTCTcacgatagctctgataccatgtgagaaggcacgggaaaaatatgatatattgatgtTGTGTATTCAATACAATACAAGAGGTCCTTATTTATAGCTATACTATACAATGAcatactactcctattccaatgtgggacaagaCTACATTATGTACATATCTAACATGAACTAATGAAACCAAGAATTGGCAATATATAGTATGAATTTCATGTTCTACTAAGTAAAGAAGCCTGAATTCTGAAATCAGTGTCACAATCAGAAGTAGTATCTGGTAGTGTGCGTGCAAATTCAAATTCCTACACACTAATAATAACTAATTATTGTTTTGGAGGTTCGCCCAGAGTAGATGTTTTCGGGAGAGAGGAAGTATAGACTAAATATGGATACATGTAATGGATTGGAATtaaactgggtttgttgttgttattgttgttgttgttgttgttgttgttgttgtaatatacgatgattctttttatttatttattttaacagtTAGTTTATGCATATATCGACTATTTATATGGTATATGTTATCTTCAATCAGTACATATACCACATAATTCTTTTGATGAGGAGGTGAGGGGGTTAACTATTACATAGTAGATCCATTAGATTTATAGGTTAGAAGGGAATCAAAATCCAAATCGAATAAAAGTAAGTTTTGTTTTTTCGTAAAATTAGGATAAAGGAGACATGATCCTTCGACTAGAAAGTTGTGATGAAATCTTTGCAAGCTCTAAATTATCTATGAAAACTATGTAATAATTCATAATGGAATTAACATTTTCTTGATTACCTTCGTAATTCGTAATGGAATAACCTGGGGGATAAACAAGTGGATCCAAAATTCATGgacgtaaaaaaaaaaaaaaaaacagacatCTATAGGTAAATATTTTGATATACTAATTCCGATTATGTTTCGCCAGTTATACTAAATTTTGTATTAGCATACTTTGATACTTTCCTCCTTGCACCAAAGTAAAGTTTCTAAATAATGCTAAGCATCATAGTAATTTGATCGTTCCAATAATACCCTAGATTTCAATAAATTATAGAAAAACGACCGAAAGAAAACACAAATACCCCTAGATTTAAATAAATTATAGAAAAGCCACgaaatatattaaaaatagaaTTATTATTGTAATGAAGCAATCATCATAAGTTATATGTCCTGTCTGCGGCATAACCGCAAGGAAAGAGGGAAACCAACAAGGCGAAGCATCAGTTCTTGGCTTTTCTAGGGTTCTCAATTAGTTCATTCGAACTGGAGCCGTTGAAGATAGGTTACTTTCTTAACCGCATAATTTTATCTTTCctctaattcatgaaaatacGTTGTTGTGGATGTCAAAATTGACCTTTGTTTTCAGGCATGGATGGTAATTTAAACGATAATGCAACTTTACGTGCTCAGATCAAAGAATTGGAGCGCGGTATGATTTTACATATTCTGCTTTTTGACGTCTCTGTTACTTGTTAGTTATAGTTTCTgtaattcttttatttttctgtgTGTATGCATGTGTGTCTTTGTTACGGCCAGATTGGACTAACATAGTCTCAAGTGttcattttttattaaaatatgaaATTTCATTACTAAACACCAACTCACTAAGCGAAAAAGAGTACAAGTTGCTATCTTTACAGCACAGTAGTTTCTCCTTGCAGCGAAAGATACAAATGAAATAAAAGAGTTCTTGTTATAATGATGTGCACCAAGTACTTGCTTGTTTCACTTGTTAGAACTATTCAATGTTTTCTCATTGCTTGTAGATGATAGGTTATAAAGGTGAATCATATATGTGGACACAAGTACTTTTTGTCGTTAGTAAGGACATATTTGCTTCAGTTTCTGGAAGACATCACATAGTTTTTCTGGTAGAGTTTGAGGGGTATAAACATTGGATTACAGCATATTATTGGGATCGCAATGTAAGTGTACTAATAAATGATAAAACTGGTGGAACATAGTCATGCAGCAGTAGTATAAGTTTTAGGATATATAATGACAAAGGCGGACTGAGAGTTTGGGAAAGAGGAGGTGGCGATGGGGGAGGAAGTTGAGAGATCCGTCAAATCTTGTATATAATTGTTTTCAAGAGTGAGATATTATAAGTTTACATAGGGATGAAGCAACTAGCTATTGTGGATGTACTATGTTATTAGTACGAGCCAGACACTTCAGATAACGCCTTGCAGCTGTCACATACGGTGCTAAGCCTGAATTGCTCAATATTGAATAGGTGACGAACTCTGCTGAGTAATTGAGTGCCTAAAAGAAGAGCTGAACCCCACTTTAGTCACTCCTAAGAAAATAGAAGGGACTTGCCCTCCTGCTAAAATGTATAAATGTATAGAATACTTAATAATGAAAAAGATGTTTAGAATAATTTGAAGTTTTCAATTTCTTACTTGATCAAAAAAAAAAGTTGGCAATTTCTCAACAGACATTATGCTCTTGCTACTTTGACAGTTTGACTAGATGATACCAGCATAGTATTGTTCATTGTTGAGCTGGTTTTGATGACTCCAGAATGGTTCTGTTGTTAAGAATGAACAAAGAACAGTGTTATCTATTCATGCTTCTTCATTCGTGCGCGTTCTTGTCCAAGTATGTCGTATTTGTGTTCAGAACCTTTCTAGCTTCTTTGCAGTGCTGTAGGCTGTAAGTGATTATAAGTGGGAAAATTGTATGTAATCTGATGTATTAAAGTTTATTGTTTAGAGCGTGATGAATTGCATAAAGATATTGAACAGCTATGCATGCAACAAGCTGGACCTAGCTATATTGGGGTGCCTACTCGTCCTCTTCATAGGTATAACTATTTTCTCTTTTGGGTGGTGGGGGGTGGGAGCTAGTCATTTGTATATTTAGGTTGTTTTCCTTTTTATGttttctttccttctcttttcgggtgggtggaagtgtggaatttttttttaatgagATTTTAAAATGGTCTTTTCTTAACCAATTAGGATAGCTGGGTTGGAGCAGGAGACtgaaaacttgaaaaagaaactaGCTGCTTGCACACGAGAAAATCAGAATCTTGAAGAAGAGCTGTCAGAAGCTTATCGCATCAAAGTAAGATTTACAACTATTTCTTTATGTCATCGCAGGTGCGCTCTACTAGCATTCTGACAGATGCACTTTTTTCCATCTTCTCTTTGCTAGAGTCAACTGGCTGATCTACACAGTGCAGAAGTTTCCAAGGTCTTGTCTTTGCTCTTCTCTCTTCCCTATCCCCAGGAAAGGAAACAGAAAGCATAAGTATTTGGGTCTGGAGGTGCATCATGTGCTTGTTAATATAATTCTGTGTCATATTGCTCTGAAGTTATCCTTTCTCTCATTTTGACTGTTAAAACAGCTTCTGTTCGGGGGATGACTCATCTCACTATAATTTCTGGTTCTTGGAAAGCTAAGAGCTTGCAAATCAGATGTTTTAGATGTTCATTGTTGGTGGATTTGGAGTCAACTAAGTATCAGGAAGTGCATCATAGTCCATAAGATATTTTAACTTGGTCCTTTTTCTATTTTACTTCAGAACATAGAAGCAGAAAAGCAGCTTAAATTTTTCCAAGGTTGTGTTGCTGCTGCATTTGCTGAGCGGGACCATGCCGTAATGGAGGTTGTCAAGATTTCTTTTGCTTCTGAATACTCATTTCCCCTGGAacacccccaccccccacccccacccccctcTCCACCCGGCTgcactcaaaaaaaaaaaaaaaggggggtgGGGGGGAAAAGGAAAGGGAGAGAGATGGAAGGTGTGATTAATACCCTTTACATGTCTATTACTGTTTGGCACTGTTGAAGAATCTGGATTTAAATGTTTTGGGAGAACCAGATTTATGCAATTGATGCAGAGAGTTGCGTTTGCTCACAAACtgtttaaaataaatttattCACTACTAAAGAACTTGTGAGTGTGAGATTACATCTACATCTCATCCCTCACATGTCTAATTCCTGGAAGGCTTTTGAACATGCTCTGTAACTGTTTCAGGCTGAAAAGGCTAAGGAAAAGGAGGAGCTGGTGTCAAGAGGATTTCATGAACTTCAGCAAaggtttttttgaatttttacatgttaatagTCATTTGATATTTTGATTTGTCTTGTTCATTAGTTCGAAATGATCTATTTCTCCAGAAGATAAACTAagtaaatattatattacaaaTAAGCACCAAAGTCACACCAGGAACAATGTTGTAAATAAACGATCCTATCATAGATCCATTGGGGTCTTGAAATAATATAAATAGGATTCACTCTACGTAATTTATTAGACCGGTTTATGCTTGTAGCTACCCCGGGGGTTTCAAAATATCTATTCTAAGGCCTAGTATCCCCACAAGATATGCGGTTCTAAGGATTTGCTTCGAATTAACATTTATCATGCTGTCAAATGTTCTATTTCCCATTTCACTCCAAGGACCTGCCAATACCATCAAGGGTCTTATCTTCAAAAACCCCTTTTCTAATAATGGATATGTCAGCTTTATCACCTCACCTTTGGAACAGCCAAAGCAAAGTGCAAGAAGGCTCGTTGAATAGCTGTGATGGCACACAAAGTAACATTCTTTGGTGTTACCATGAAAGTTCATTATTGGCTGCAGACTATATTGGACAATGTAGAATAGAAAAGATGTGGATACTGGTGTTTTTGACCTCCTACTGTAGTAGAGAAGCAATGGAGTTATGAACTTAGCAATTTTCTTGTAGTTTAGTGATTTAATTTGGTCGTGAGTAGGCTTTGGGTGTGAAGCTGGTGTATTCCCTAATTTCAAGACTTCGGAACTCTGCTCTTCTTTTATTCTTCTCTATTCTTGCATTTTGCCACTCCTCCCATTGGCAATTGAGTGCAAAGAAGTAACTTCTAAAAGGATCTGAACAGTTGATGTTTCTAAGAAGCAACTTCTTTTCCGTTGGACACTTCGATAATGTGCTGGCCTCGTTATTCATAAAAGTTGCAGTTTGGTGAAGTTTAGAATTTTTGAACTTTTTGCTGAACCTGACTACTGGGTTTGCAGTTTGGTGAAGTATATGCACTTGTGGGCTTATActggatttttttttgttgttgttgttgtctgcaGAACCTGACTACTAAAAAAGAGGTCAtagcctatttttgtaaattttatgtTTTCTTCATGAAGATGAATATGGTCTATTTGTAGTCTCCACAAAAATGCCAAATATACAAAACTATCTAAAAAGTTTATCTGGGAATATATGCAGTGTAGCATAATATTGTCCTTATGTTCCATCTTTGACGCAGGATTGAAGAGCTAAACTGTGAATTACTTGAAGAGAAAATATTGACGGCTACTTTACAGAGTGATTTGGACAGGGAAGAGAGGTTGGATGAGACTTTCAAGGAGGTACTTAGTTCTAATGCCCTCCGTGTGAATCCATATGCATAATTACAAAACTAAAACATATATAGAGAAGTGCTCATTTTTCTCTGTGTAAGTTTTTGATGAGGTGGTTCTCACGAATCAACATGGTATCAAAGTAGGTAGAGCTCCTTAAGCTTAAGCTTAAGCTTTCGGATGAGATGATCACACAATACAACAATCTCAATCTTCTCCCAAATATGAAAAAATAGACTTTGCTGATATTTCCCTGCACTTCGTACGACACGGGATGAGTCAAACTTACTCTTTGGAAACATTCTATTTATGTGATTATTGGACCAAGGAACTTCTCAACAATAAGAAAGAAAACTATGGATTAGATCCCTTTCATTACTGCTAATTGTCCACCCTTTCCAAGTTTGAAGATGTAATATTTTGTACAACAGGTTGTTCATAAGTTCTATGAGATCAGACAGCAATCATTGGGGGATATCGAAGATGTGTCCTGGGAAGACAAATGTGGGTGCCTCCTGCATGATTCGTCTGAAATGTGGACTTTCAGAAATCCTGGGGAAACATCCACCTCGAAGTACATTGTGAGTTCCAGAAAGTTAGCATTGGATGTT
Proteins encoded in this window:
- the LOC104211442 gene encoding telomere repeat-binding factor 1, whose translation is MGAPKQKWTPEEEAALKAGVRKHGPGKWRTILKDPEFSGVLCLRSNVDLKDKWRNMSVMANGWGSREKARLALKRMNQTRKQDEKSLAVTIEAQSDEEIVEARLAITSSGSPQIGGSKRSIIRLDNLIMEAISNLKEPGGSNKTTIATYIEDQYWAPPNFKRLLSAKLKYLTATGRLIKVKRKYRIAPMSALSDRRRMPSIPLLESGQRISNRVDWDDMNMRTTKAQVDLELAMMRSMTLQEAAAAAAQAVAEAEAAIEEAEEAARVAEAAEAEAEAAQAFAKAAMKTLQGRSIRRMMIRV